A region of Paenimyroides aestuarii DNA encodes the following proteins:
- a CDS encoding tyrosine-type recombinase/integrase, translating to MNLSEYEFQPGKHNHKSVIWISFPYNLHLKNELKSRFPSAKWSQSHKKWYLPDFPSIRMALSMDANRIEDKYLSLLKPINQKPLLDFIDQLKLKSYSQNTINTYVNEFSHLLILLKNHSVDELSPNRLKAYFLYCVNDLHMKERKMNGKINAIKFYFEQVLHRPKMFFDIPRPKMPQTLPKMLSKADIKKIFEKVDNPKHLLMLQLCYGMGLRVSEIVNIKINDIDSKRMQVHIQGAKGKKDRYVTLPESVLPLMREYYLIYKPNIWLFNGQYKGQYSIGSVQKVFKRSMKKAGIHKEIGIHGLRHSYATHLLESGADLRFIQELLGHHSIKTTQIYTHVSDVSKSKIKSPLDDL from the coding sequence ATGAATTTAAGTGAATATGAATTTCAGCCGGGAAAACATAACCATAAATCGGTTATTTGGATATCCTTTCCATATAATCTACATCTTAAAAATGAACTAAAATCTCGTTTTCCATCAGCTAAATGGTCTCAATCACATAAAAAATGGTATTTACCAGATTTTCCCTCCATAAGAATGGCTTTATCTATGGATGCCAATCGCATTGAAGATAAGTATTTATCGCTTCTTAAACCTATAAACCAAAAACCTTTATTGGATTTTATAGATCAGTTAAAATTGAAATCTTATAGCCAAAATACTATCAATACTTATGTCAACGAATTTTCTCACTTGCTGATTCTCTTAAAAAATCATTCCGTTGATGAGTTATCTCCCAATCGACTGAAGGCATATTTTTTGTATTGTGTAAATGATTTACACATGAAAGAGCGTAAAATGAATGGTAAAATTAATGCCATTAAGTTTTACTTTGAGCAAGTTTTGCATAGGCCTAAAATGTTTTTTGATATACCAAGACCTAAAATGCCACAAACACTGCCAAAAATGCTAAGCAAGGCTGATATAAAAAAAATATTTGAAAAGGTTGATAATCCAAAGCATTTGCTGATGCTTCAACTTTGTTATGGAATGGGGCTTCGAGTGAGCGAAATCGTGAACATTAAAATCAACGATATCGACAGTAAGCGGATGCAGGTTCACATCCAAGGGGCAAAAGGAAAAAAGGATCGTTATGTCACTTTACCGGAATCTGTTTTACCACTAATGCGAGAATATTATTTAATTTACAAACCAAATATTTGGCTGTTTAATGGGCAATACAAAGGGCAATATAGTATTGGAAGTGTGCAGAAAGTTTTTAAACGTTCAATGAAGAAAGCTGGTATTCATAAAGAGATTGGTATCCATGGACTTCGGCATAGTTATGCTACGCATTTATTGGAGAGTGGTGCTGATTTACGTTTTATTCAAGAACTTTTGGGGCACCACAGCATCAAAACCACGCAGATTTACACCCATGTTTCCGACGTTTCTAAAAGCAAAATCAAAAGTCCGTTAGACGATCTATAA
- a CDS encoding AEC family transporter, with amino-acid sequence MSSILLLFLCLFIGIALQRVKNFPTNTATVLNQYILYVALPAMALHYLPKIQLSWDLLLPASVAWIAFGLSFVLFHFLGSIYKWSKKLTGCLIITSGLGNTSFVGIPIIQALYGDEGLNTLIIVDLPGTFVVLSTVGVLVATLYSNQKKAEASILKKMFTFPPLLAFLIGVLLIVFQIDFPEVLSTTFKQLAATISPVALISVGYQLKFKTYGKHFKFLLLGLFFQLVILPFVILTLFYFVLGRTDLATKVCIIEAAMAPMITGAILASTYGLKPELSNMMVGYGIPLSFVTIAGWYFIVAHLLG; translated from the coding sequence ATGTCTAGTATTCTTTTACTATTTCTCTGCTTGTTTATTGGTATCGCCCTACAAAGAGTAAAAAATTTCCCTACAAACACCGCTACGGTGCTAAACCAGTATATTTTGTATGTGGCATTGCCCGCCATGGCTTTGCATTATTTACCCAAAATACAATTAAGCTGGGACTTGCTTTTGCCCGCATCGGTCGCTTGGATTGCCTTTGGATTATCGTTTGTATTGTTCCATTTTTTAGGATCGATTTATAAATGGTCAAAAAAGCTAACAGGCTGTTTAATCATTACATCTGGTTTGGGAAACACCTCATTTGTAGGCATTCCGATTATTCAGGCTTTATATGGCGATGAAGGTTTAAACACCTTAATCATTGTAGATCTTCCAGGTACATTTGTGGTACTTTCAACTGTGGGGGTGCTGGTAGCAACGCTGTATTCCAATCAAAAAAAAGCCGAGGCATCTATCCTAAAAAAAATGTTCACTTTTCCGCCTTTGTTGGCTTTTTTAATAGGTGTGTTATTAATTGTCTTTCAGATTGATTTTCCCGAAGTGTTGAGCACCACTTTTAAGCAATTGGCAGCCACTATATCTCCCGTAGCACTTATTTCGGTGGGTTATCAATTAAAATTTAAAACCTATGGTAAACATTTTAAGTTTCTATTGCTAGGACTTTTTTTCCAACTTGTTATATTGCCATTTGTAATACTCACCCTGTTTTATTTTGTGTTAGGAAGAACCGATCTGGCCACCAAAGTATGCATCATCGAAGCAGCCATGGCACCAATGATCACAGGCGCTATTTTGGCATCGACTTACGGACTAAAACCCGAATTAAGCAATATGATGGTGGGTTATGGCATACCGCTATCGTTTGTTACTATTGCCGGTTGGTATTTTATTGTTGCCCATTTGTTGGGGTGA
- the rimO gene encoding 30S ribosomal protein S12 methylthiotransferase RimO, which yields MRTKSLKKNKINVVTLGCSKNVYDSEVLMGQLKASGKDVTHEAANNEANIVVINTCGFINNAKEESVNTILDYVDRKDQGLVDKIFVTGCLSERYKPDLEAEIPDVDQYFGTTDLPLLLKALGADYKHELLGERLTTTPKNYAYLKISEGCDRPCSFCAIPLMRGKHASQPIEKLVKEAENLAKDGVKELILIAQDLTYYGLDLYKKRNLAELLENLVKVEGIEWIRLHYAFPTGFPMDVLDLMKREPKICNYIDIPLQHIADNVLKSMRRGTTYAKTTQLLKDFRAAVPGITIRTTLIVGYPGETEEDFEILKNWVQEMRFERLGCFTYSHEENTHAYLLEDDVPADVKQNRANEIMDIQAQISWELNQEKIGKTFRCIIDRKEGNNFVGRTEFDSPDVDNEVLIDATKHYLKVGEFATIEIYDASEFDLYGTPVTK from the coding sequence ATGAGAACTAAATCTTTAAAGAAAAATAAAATCAACGTAGTGACCCTTGGATGTTCCAAAAACGTGTACGACAGCGAAGTGCTAATGGGGCAATTGAAAGCAAGTGGAAAAGACGTTACACACGAAGCTGCCAATAACGAGGCAAATATTGTGGTGATCAACACTTGTGGTTTTATTAATAATGCAAAAGAAGAATCTGTAAACACGATTTTAGATTATGTGGACAGAAAAGATCAAGGTTTGGTTGATAAAATTTTTGTAACCGGATGTTTATCTGAACGTTACAAACCCGATTTAGAAGCAGAAATTCCTGATGTGGATCAATATTTTGGGACGACCGATTTGCCCTTGCTGCTAAAAGCCTTAGGAGCTGATTACAAACACGAATTATTGGGCGAACGATTGACCACCACACCAAAAAATTATGCCTATTTAAAAATTTCAGAAGGATGCGATCGTCCGTGTTCATTTTGTGCAATTCCTTTAATGCGCGGTAAACATGCATCGCAACCCATTGAAAAATTGGTGAAAGAAGCCGAAAATTTGGCAAAAGACGGCGTTAAAGAGTTGATTTTAATCGCACAAGATTTAACGTATTACGGATTAGATCTTTACAAAAAACGCAATTTAGCAGAATTGCTTGAAAACTTGGTAAAAGTAGAAGGTATTGAATGGATTCGTTTGCATTATGCTTTCCCAACTGGTTTTCCAATGGATGTGTTGGATTTAATGAAACGCGAGCCAAAAATTTGTAATTATATCGATATTCCGTTGCAACACATTGCCGACAATGTTTTAAAATCAATGCGCCGTGGCACCACTTATGCAAAAACCACACAGCTTTTAAAAGATTTTAGAGCAGCCGTTCCCGGCATCACCATTCGCACCACTTTGATTGTGGGCTATCCGGGTGAAACCGAAGAAGATTTTGAAATCCTTAAAAATTGGGTACAAGAAATGCGTTTTGAACGTTTAGGATGTTTTACCTATTCACACGAAGAGAACACCCACGCTTATTTGTTAGAAGACGATGTGCCTGCCGATGTAAAACAAAACCGTGCCAATGAAATCATGGATATTCAGGCTCAAATTTCATGGGAATTGAATCAAGAAAAAATTGGAAAAACATTTCGCTGCATCATCGATCGAAAAGAAGGCAATAATTTTGTTGGAAGAACCGAATTCGATTCGCCCGATGTGGATAATGAAGTGTTGATAGATGCCACCAAACACTATTTAAAAGTAGGCGAATTTGCTACTATTGAAATTTATGATGCCTCCGAATTTGATTTATACGGCACACCGGTAACTAAATAA
- a CDS encoding OmpP1/FadL family transporter: protein MKKIYLPLLAICGIMQTQAQEFNPNDAVRIGTQQVNGSARYNAMGGAFGALGGDISAMQINPAGTALFNYNNFSFTGNLQLQNSTSIFNGNSSKANESDLNLSNFGAVFVIDSKNQEKALKKVSIGLGYHSNARFNDRTFSSGITNQSVTNYFLDHANNGFNGGSVPLDLVQTMENESISDLYDYLNTIPNGFSAQQAMLAYQGYLINDTGTGYTLNGAGSSFYQENETFTTGFNNQLTANVAFDIDKKLYVGANLNLHFIDYLTSSAIYEENRAAITDGYKELLFRNNVYTYGSGFSFNVGGIYKATEAFRIGASYQSPTWMRLQDEFSQSLQTSIATGGSFQLYNIDPAITTLYNKYSVKNPGAFTGSLAYVFGTKGLLSMDYIRKDYSTIEYSADDANYDLTNDFYRNNLQATNEFRIGGEYRLDRVSLRAGYRFASSPYKNKTIMDDLTSYSGGIGYSFGASRIDLGYQFWQQDAQQRMISSGTNGLANIQSKNHNISLSYTASF from the coding sequence ATGAAAAAAATATATCTACCATTGCTTGCCATTTGTGGAATCATGCAAACGCAAGCACAAGAGTTTAATCCGAATGATGCGGTGCGAATTGGAACGCAACAAGTAAATGGTTCGGCTCGATACAATGCCATGGGTGGTGCTTTTGGTGCATTGGGTGGCGATATTTCTGCCATGCAAATAAACCCAGCAGGAACGGCTTTGTTCAATTACAATAATTTTAGTTTTACAGGCAATTTGCAGTTGCAAAACAGCACATCGATTTTTAACGGTAATTCGTCAAAAGCGAATGAAAGTGACTTGAATTTATCAAATTTTGGTGCTGTTTTTGTAATCGATTCTAAAAATCAAGAGAAAGCATTAAAAAAAGTATCTATTGGTTTGGGATATCATTCCAACGCACGATTTAACGACCGTACGTTTTCGAGCGGAATAACCAATCAATCGGTTACCAATTACTTTTTAGACCACGCCAACAACGGATTTAACGGCGGAAGCGTGCCTTTAGATTTGGTGCAAACAATGGAAAATGAATCGATTAGCGATTTGTATGATTACTTAAATACCATTCCCAATGGTTTTTCTGCTCAGCAAGCTATGCTGGCTTACCAAGGATATTTAATCAACGACACAGGTACGGGATATACCTTGAATGGTGCCGGAAGCAGTTTTTATCAAGAAAACGAAACTTTTACCACTGGTTTCAACAATCAACTAACGGCTAATGTGGCGTTTGATATCGACAAAAAACTATATGTAGGAGCCAATTTAAACCTTCATTTCATTGATTATCTTACTTCTTCTGCCATTTATGAAGAAAACCGTGCAGCTATTACCGATGGTTATAAAGAATTGTTGTTTAGAAATAACGTATATACTTACGGTTCGGGATTCTCTTTTAATGTAGGGGGAATTTACAAAGCAACCGAAGCATTTAGAATTGGAGCATCGTATCAATCACCTACTTGGATGCGTTTGCAAGACGAGTTTTCTCAGAGTTTGCAAACAAGTATTGCTACAGGAGGTAGTTTTCAGTTATACAATATAGATCCAGCCATTACAACACTTTACAACAAATATTCAGTGAAAAACCCAGGAGCGTTTACAGGAAGTTTGGCGTATGTGTTTGGAACAAAAGGTTTATTGAGCATGGATTACATCCGTAAAGATTACAGTACCATAGAATACAGTGCAGATGATGCCAACTATGATCTTACCAACGATTTCTACAGAAACAATTTACAAGCTACCAATGAATTTAGAATTGGTGGTGAGTATCGATTAGACCGTGTAAGTCTTCGTGCAGGATACCGCTTTGCAAGCAGCCCGTATAAAAACAAAACCATTATGGACGATTTAACAAGCTATAGTGGCGGTATTGGTTACAGTTTCGGAGCGTCGCGTATTGATTTGGGTTATCAGTTCTGGCAGCAAGATGCGCAGCAACGAATGATTAGCTCGGGTACCAATGGTTTGGCAAATATTCAATCTAAAAACCACAACATCAGCTTGAGCTATACCGCAAGTTTTTAA
- the proS gene encoding proline--tRNA ligase — protein sequence MSKNITTRAEDYSKWYNELVVKADLAENSGVRGCMVIKPYGYAIWEKLQGELDTRFKETGHSNAYFPLFVPKSLFEAEEKNAEGFAKECAIVTHYRLKNDPNNPGKLMVDPDAKLEEELIVRPTSEAIIWSTYKGWIQSYRDLPILINQWANVVRWEMRTRLFLRTAEFLWQEGHTAHATKEEALVEAKQMQDVYVDVVENIMGIPVIKGYKTETERFAGADETYTIEALMQDGKALQAGTSHFLGQNFAKAFDVKFTNKEGKQDYVWATSWGVSTRLMGALIMTHSDDNGLVLPPKLAPIQVVIVPIHRTEEQLQEIGNKADELIAAFKKKGISVKYDDRDTHKPGFKFAEWELKGVPVRITIGPKDLENGTFEVARRDTLTKEIVSAANAVDYIENLLNEIQEHLFTKALNFRETHITEVNSFDEFKEVLKTKGGFLLAHWDGTPETEERIKELTKATIRCIPMDQKAEEGVCVLTGKPSKGRVLFAKAY from the coding sequence ATGAGCAAGAATATAACTACTAGGGCAGAAGATTATTCAAAATGGTATAATGAATTGGTTGTGAAAGCCGATTTGGCCGAGAATTCGGGTGTTCGCGGATGTATGGTTATTAAACCTTACGGATACGCTATTTGGGAAAAATTACAAGGCGAATTAGATACTCGTTTTAAAGAAACAGGTCACAGCAATGCTTATTTTCCTTTGTTTGTTCCGAAGAGTTTATTTGAAGCTGAAGAGAAAAATGCCGAGGGTTTTGCAAAAGAATGTGCGATTGTTACGCATTATCGTTTAAAAAATGATCCAAACAACCCTGGGAAATTAATGGTGGATCCCGATGCAAAATTAGAGGAAGAATTAATAGTTCGCCCTACATCCGAAGCAATTATTTGGAGCACTTATAAGGGATGGATACAATCTTATCGCGACCTTCCGATACTTATCAACCAATGGGCAAATGTGGTGCGATGGGAAATGCGTACCCGTTTGTTTTTAAGAACTGCTGAATTTTTATGGCAAGAAGGCCACACGGCTCATGCCACTAAAGAAGAAGCTTTGGTTGAAGCAAAGCAAATGCAGGATGTGTATGTGGATGTGGTTGAAAATATCATGGGAATACCAGTTATAAAAGGTTACAAAACCGAAACTGAGCGTTTTGCAGGTGCCGATGAAACCTATACCATTGAAGCTTTAATGCAAGACGGAAAAGCGTTGCAAGCAGGCACCTCGCATTTCTTAGGACAGAATTTTGCCAAAGCGTTCGATGTGAAATTTACCAATAAAGAAGGCAAACAAGATTATGTTTGGGCTACTTCTTGGGGGGTTTCCACGCGCTTAATGGGTGCGTTGATTATGACACATTCTGACGATAATGGTTTGGTGTTGCCACCCAAATTAGCACCGATACAAGTGGTGATTGTTCCTATTCACAGAACCGAAGAGCAATTACAAGAAATTGGCAACAAAGCCGATGAATTGATTGCAGCGTTTAAAAAGAAAGGTATATCTGTGAAATACGATGACCGCGACACCCACAAACCGGGTTTTAAATTTGCGGAATGGGAATTGAAAGGAGTGCCGGTGCGCATTACTATTGGTCCGAAAGATCTAGAAAACGGTACTTTTGAAGTAGCCCGAAGAGATACATTGACCAAAGAAATTGTTTCGGCAGCAAACGCAGTAGATTATATCGAAAATTTATTGAATGAAATTCAAGAACATTTGTTTACAAAGGCATTGAATTTTAGAGAAACACATATCACTGAAGTGAATTCTTTTGATGAATTTAAAGAAGTTTTAAAAACAAAAGGCGGCTTTTTATTGGCACATTGGGACGGAACACCCGAAACAGAAGAGCGCATTAAAGAGTTAACCAAAGCAACCATTCGCTGCATCCCAATGGATCAAAAAGCAGAAGAAGGTGTTTGTGTACTTACAGGCAAGCCTTCAAAAGGCAGAGTATTGTTTGCAAAAGCCTACTAA
- a CDS encoding DUF4870 domain-containing protein: MILNKRFSYTPSEHEAEKASNSYLMSLVALVAGLPLPIVNLIATIVFYFSNRKGTYFVRWHCTQALLSQLVVFIFNNICFWWTIALILNKSGVNTIYFVYLSVVIIFNIIEFIATIYTAIETRKGIHIEWWGYNKLTHRFCKP; encoded by the coding sequence ATGATTTTAAACAAGCGTTTTTCTTATACCCCCAGCGAACACGAAGCAGAAAAAGCATCGAATAGCTATTTAATGTCGTTGGTGGCTTTGGTGGCCGGCTTGCCCTTGCCCATTGTTAACTTAATCGCTACCATAGTGTTTTATTTTAGCAATCGAAAAGGAACTTATTTTGTGCGTTGGCATTGCACGCAAGCATTGCTTTCGCAATTAGTTGTATTTATTTTTAACAATATATGTTTTTGGTGGACTATTGCCTTGATTTTAAACAAATCCGGCGTGAATACCATATATTTTGTATATCTTTCAGTGGTAATCATTTTTAACATTATAGAATTTATAGCCACGATTTACACAGCAATTGAAACACGCAAAGGAATTCATATTGAATGGTGGGGCTACAATAAATTAACCCACCGCTTTTGTAAACCATAA
- a CDS encoding DUF2752 domain-containing protein, producing MPRIKKNTFYFLLLIACIAGYIWLFYNIKTVSNTHAEVTVCSIKRITTFPCPSCGSTRAVIALMNGDIQKALLLNPLGIIIAIIMLVLPIWLLFDLFFNKTTFLKFYKDTEQFLQKPKIAWTAVLLLLLNWIWNIIKDV from the coding sequence ATGCCTCGTATTAAAAAAAATACCTTTTATTTTTTATTACTCATAGCCTGCATTGCGGGCTATATTTGGCTTTTTTACAATATTAAAACCGTTTCAAATACCCATGCGGAAGTAACAGTTTGCAGTATTAAAAGAATAACAACTTTTCCTTGTCCTTCGTGTGGATCAACACGAGCTGTAATAGCTTTAATGAATGGTGATATTCAGAAAGCATTGCTGTTGAATCCGTTGGGAATCATCATCGCAATAATCATGCTGGTGCTACCTATTTGGTTGTTGTTTGACTTATTCTTTAATAAAACTACTTTCTTAAAATTTTATAAGGATACAGAACAATTCTTGCAAAAGCCTAAAATTGCTTGGACAGCAGTCTTGTTACTTCTTTTAAATTGGATTTGGAACATCATAAAAGATGTATGA
- a CDS encoding TM2 domain-containing protein, translating to MDAQKVDMFLMTNGKFFESHQLGYIREELLKLDDSQWSIIQTQQFKDPTTSLIISLVGGGSLGIDRFIIGDTGMGIGKLLTCGGFGVWTIIDFFLIMGATREKNMEKLQQVFFNASY from the coding sequence ATGGACGCACAAAAAGTGGATATGTTCCTAATGACCAACGGAAAATTCTTTGAAAGTCATCAATTAGGATACATTAGAGAAGAACTTTTAAAGTTAGACGATTCTCAATGGTCAATCATTCAAACACAACAATTTAAAGACCCAACAACCAGCTTGATTATTTCTTTAGTAGGAGGGGGAAGTTTAGGTATTGACCGATTCATTATCGGAGATACCGGAATGGGTATTGGTAAATTATTAACTTGTGGCGGTTTTGGAGTTTGGACTATTATTGATTTCTTTTTAATCATGGGGGCTACCAGAGAAAAAAACATGGAGAAGTTGCAACAAGTATTCTTTAATGCCTCGTATTAA
- the aroQ gene encoding type II 3-dehydroquinate dehydratase — protein MKIAIINGPNLNLLGKREPEIYGNINFEDFFKSLQNEYQTADLIYFQSNHEGFIIDTLHEIGFSYDGIILNAGAYSHTSIAIADAVRAISTPVIEVHLSNIYSREPFRHHSYISETAAGVICGFGLQSYKLALQSLINL, from the coding sequence ATGAAAATAGCCATTATTAATGGACCTAATTTGAATTTATTAGGAAAAAGAGAACCCGAAATCTACGGTAATATAAATTTTGAAGATTTTTTTAAATCACTACAAAACGAATATCAAACTGCTGATTTAATTTACTTCCAAAGCAATCACGAAGGATTTATAATTGACACCTTGCATGAGATTGGCTTTTCATACGATGGCATTATTCTAAATGCGGGTGCATATTCCCATACATCAATTGCTATAGCCGATGCTGTTCGTGCCATCTCAACGCCCGTTATTGAAGTGCATTTAAGCAATATTTATAGCAGGGAACCATTTAGACATCATTCCTATATTTCTGAAACAGCGGCTGGTGTTATATGTGGTTTTGGTTTGCAATCCTATAAATTAGCGCTTCAATCCCTAATCAACCTTTAG
- a CDS encoding porin family protein encodes MKKILLSVAVLATSVAAQAQERTFGFNQGDVLLEGSLQANSEDNKLETVKTSEFNFTPKAGYFINDNFAVGLGLNFGSAKIENYSDVVADRNTQKANNVGFEVFGRYYFMDLNRFQPYGEVGIGYNSLGGEISRYDEATSTTITRDLDKTNRFGVNATLGINYFVTPKIAVNFALSNVIGFNSSKMDTPNAKATTDFYANINNFNNFFDTATFGLTFKL; translated from the coding sequence ATGAAAAAGATTTTATTATCAGTAGCTGTATTGGCTACAAGTGTTGCAGCACAAGCCCAAGAACGCACTTTTGGTTTTAACCAAGGAGATGTTTTATTAGAAGGAAGTTTACAAGCAAATTCTGAAGACAACAAGTTAGAAACAGTAAAAACTTCGGAATTTAATTTCACACCGAAAGCAGGTTATTTCATTAATGATAACTTTGCAGTAGGGTTAGGATTAAATTTTGGTTCTGCTAAGATTGAAAATTATTCAGATGTAGTAGCAGATCGAAATACCCAAAAGGCTAACAACGTAGGTTTTGAGGTTTTCGGACGTTATTACTTCATGGATTTAAATAGATTTCAACCTTATGGTGAAGTGGGAATTGGCTATAATTCTTTAGGCGGAGAAATTTCGAGATATGATGAAGCAACTAGCACCACAATCACTAGAGATTTAGATAAAACAAACCGTTTTGGTGTGAATGCTACTTTAGGTATCAATTACTTTGTAACACCTAAAATTGCAGTAAATTTTGCACTGAGCAATGTTATAGGTTTTAATTCCTCGAAAATGGATACGCCAAATGCTAAAGCTACAACCGATTTCTATGCTAATATCAATAACTTTAATAACTTTTTTGATACAGCAACCTTCGGTTTAACCTTTAAATTGTAA
- a CDS encoding porin family protein, translating to MKKIVLSIAFLGLLTTNSFAQRNHRNLIETGIKIGPNMSRLTGGNTQEFKPGLQIGGTVEIPLSFYKKFAVQAELQYAVQGYKGAEYNQIDMLTGETTETFKLEDVTMHYMYLPITFKYYASKNFSVEFGGQVGYMLHAQGQFDANKYNTARSYLYLTDPRYAASYSQLDQALFEAGYRSKDPDDFYERLDYGLTGGFSYYLDSGVFFNFRYYMGLQDIYKIDNDYRKFTIPDAGEELQREIDYINNNLKFAPLTNTSVQLSVGYKF from the coding sequence ATGAAGAAAATAGTACTGTCAATCGCTTTTTTAGGGTTGTTAACAACGAATAGCTTTGCGCAACGCAATCATCGAAACTTAATAGAAACAGGAATTAAGATTGGTCCTAATATGTCACGCTTAACAGGTGGAAACACTCAAGAATTCAAGCCTGGGTTGCAAATAGGAGGAACAGTTGAAATTCCCTTGTCTTTTTATAAAAAGTTTGCCGTTCAAGCCGAATTGCAATATGCAGTGCAAGGTTACAAAGGTGCTGAATATAATCAAATTGATATGTTAACTGGCGAAACTACTGAAACATTCAAGTTAGAAGATGTTACCATGCATTATATGTATTTGCCAATTACCTTTAAATACTACGCAAGCAAAAATTTTTCCGTAGAATTTGGTGGGCAAGTAGGTTATATGTTGCATGCGCAAGGTCAGTTTGATGCCAATAAATACAATACCGCTCGCTCGTATTTGTATTTAACAGATCCGCGTTATGCTGCCTCATATTCTCAATTAGACCAAGCTTTGTTTGAAGCTGGTTACCGCAGTAAAGATCCAGATGATTTCTATGAAAGATTAGATTATGGCCTTACAGGTGGTTTTTCATATTACTTAGACAGTGGAGTATTCTTTAACTTCCGTTACTATATGGGATTACAAGATATTTATAAAATAGATAATGATTACCGTAAGTTTACAATTCCGGATGCAGGAGAAGAACTTCAACGTGAAATTGATTATATCAACAATAATTTAAAATTTGCACCTTTAACAAACACTTCGGTTCAATTATCAGTTGGTTATAAGTTTTAA
- the xerD gene encoding site-specific tyrosine recombinase XerD, with product MSDTIAQYAYYLRLERGVAENTLVNYLYDLEKLQHFLGSNCKIAYAQEHDIRSFIHFIADFLAPSTQARILSALNHYYNFLILQQTIDQNPVAFIELPKQSRKLPVVLTVDEIDLLQSLIKKDTHEGVRNDAIIEVLYSCGLRVSEVVHLKLSDLFFDEGYIKVLGKGDKQRFVPITQSAMKKVLFYLNEIRFQLKIKKEAEDILFLNRRGGQLTRAMIFTILKNLSKMAGLNKNISPHTLRHSFATHLLENGADLRSIQMLLGHESITTTEIYLHLDRNKLKEEIEKFHPWSNK from the coding sequence ATGAGTGATACTATTGCACAATATGCATATTATTTAAGATTAGAACGCGGTGTAGCAGAAAATACACTAGTGAACTATTTGTATGATTTAGAAAAGTTACAACACTTTTTGGGAAGCAATTGTAAAATAGCATATGCTCAAGAACATGATATCAGAAGTTTTATTCATTTTATAGCCGATTTTTTAGCACCATCCACTCAAGCACGAATACTTTCGGCATTAAATCACTATTACAACTTTTTAATTTTACAGCAAACAATTGACCAAAATCCGGTAGCCTTTATTGAATTGCCCAAACAATCAAGAAAATTGCCAGTGGTGCTTACTGTTGACGAGATCGATTTGTTGCAGTCATTGATTAAAAAAGATACCCACGAAGGGGTGCGTAACGATGCAATCATTGAAGTACTTTACAGTTGTGGGTTGCGTGTGTCTGAGGTGGTTCACTTAAAGCTGTCGGATCTTTTTTTTGACGAAGGATATATAAAAGTTTTGGGAAAAGGTGATAAACAGCGTTTTGTACCCATCACCCAATCTGCTATGAAAAAGGTTCTTTTCTATTTAAATGAAATTCGTTTTCAATTAAAAATAAAAAAAGAAGCCGAAGACATTCTGTTTTTAAATAGGAGAGGAGGGCAGTTGACCCGTGCAATGATTTTTACGATTTTGAAAAATTTATCAAAAATGGCTGGGTTAAATAAAAATATCAGTCCACATACGCTGCGGCATTCTTTTGCCACACACTTGTTAGAAAACGGAGCTGATTTACGCTCCATACAAATGCTGCTGGGGCACGAATCCATCACAACTACTGAAATTTATTTGCATCTAGATAGAAATAAATTAAAAGAAGAAATAGAAAAATTTCACCCTTGGAGCAATAAGTAA